Proteins co-encoded in one Spirosoma endbachense genomic window:
- a CDS encoding SDR family oxidoreductase, which yields MNTRSTPALQPEGATIPATSPAILITGATGTIGTELTRILSEKGVSFRVMVRSARDAQKFDTLAGAEVVTGDFNDTATIAQALAGIDRAFLLTNSSEQAESQQLNFVTEAQRAGVEHIVKLSQFAADLASPVRFLRYHAVVEQAIQLSGMAFTFLRPNLFMQGLLGFRASIADQGKFFAAVGDARVSAIDIRDIAAVAAAALTGSGHAGKIYTLTGPEALTHPEMADKLATALGRSVTFIDVPPAAMRDALIQFDFPIWQADGLIEDYAHYSRNEASVVTTDVQDATGSAPRDFSAFAHDYAPGFLIPSVDH from the coding sequence ATGAATACACGCTCAACTCCCGCTTTGCAACCAGAAGGCGCAACGATTCCAGCAACCTCCCCTGCCATCCTTATTACGGGTGCAACCGGCACGATTGGCACTGAACTTACCCGCATTTTATCCGAGAAAGGAGTGAGTTTTCGGGTCATGGTTCGCTCAGCCAGGGATGCACAAAAATTTGATACACTGGCCGGTGCCGAAGTTGTTACAGGTGATTTCAACGATACAGCAACAATTGCACAGGCTTTAGCTGGCATTGATCGTGCCTTTCTACTCACGAATTCGTCGGAACAGGCCGAAAGTCAGCAGCTCAATTTCGTTACCGAAGCTCAGCGTGCAGGCGTCGAACACATCGTAAAATTATCGCAGTTTGCGGCCGACCTCGCTTCTCCCGTTCGGTTCTTACGCTACCATGCCGTTGTTGAGCAGGCAATCCAGTTGTCGGGGATGGCTTTTACCTTTCTGCGACCCAATTTATTTATGCAGGGATTGCTGGGATTCCGGGCTTCGATTGCTGATCAGGGAAAGTTCTTCGCAGCCGTCGGTGATGCCAGAGTCAGCGCCATCGATATACGCGATATTGCCGCTGTTGCGGCTGCGGCTTTGACCGGTTCAGGCCATGCGGGGAAAATCTATACCCTCACCGGTCCTGAAGCACTAACCCACCCGGAAATGGCCGATAAACTCGCAACAGCCCTTGGACGCTCAGTTACCTTTATCGATGTGCCACCAGCTGCCATGCGGGACGCACTGATTCAGTTTGACTTTCCGATCTGGCAGGCCGATGGCCTGATCGAAGATTACGCACATTATAGCCGCAATGAAGCGTCGGTAGTTACGACCGATGTACAGGACGCTACCGGTTCGGCCCCACGGGACTTTTCCGCATTTGCCCATGATTACGCGCCTGGCTTCTTGATACCTTCAGTTGATCACTAA
- a CDS encoding BlaI/MecI/CopY family transcriptional regulator yields MQLRELTKAEEEIMRVLWQLKKGFVKDVLAELPEPKPAYNTVSTIIRILEKKELVGYTAYGKTHEYYPLITEEQYRRFQTEQLMANYFDNSLKKLVSFFVQDKNISLSEADEIIKLLNKNKDQ; encoded by the coding sequence ATGCAACTACGCGAACTCACTAAGGCCGAAGAAGAGATCATGCGCGTGTTATGGCAGCTCAAAAAAGGCTTTGTAAAAGATGTACTGGCCGAACTGCCTGAGCCAAAGCCTGCCTACAATACCGTCTCGACCATTATCCGAATTCTGGAAAAAAAAGAACTGGTGGGTTATACGGCTTATGGCAAAACCCACGAATACTACCCGCTAATTACGGAGGAACAATACCGCCGTTTCCAAACGGAGCAGTTAATGGCGAATTACTTCGATAACTCGCTAAAAAAGCTGGTGTCGTTTTTTGTACAGGACAAGAACATCAGTCTTTCCGAAGCCGATGAGATCATTAAGCTCCTAAACAAAAACAAAGACCAATGA
- a CDS encoding TonB family protein: MNTLDYFLKANLYGLLFAGCYWLLLRRHTFFGLNRAYLILSVLLSLTLPLVSLPAETVETLPVPVGVIALPTATATPRAETGPDWNLVCIWAYGIVALGLLARLLIRTGSLLWLIRRSPRQAGEGYVLVQVNDPKTPTFSFFHYIVLNPADISNELILKHELIHVRQMHSVDVLGLALLRTLFWACPALWLLDRMLRQVHEFIADQHTDQPTHYARFLVEYSFGLQPSPLTNGFFNPSLLKQRIQMLHRSSTTRWALTKYTLIIPVAFVLLAMTTAREQLSDVVSQVTDETITVSGRVTNAVDGKPLSGAHVGVATTGKGTTTDRHGFYKLTDVPITSRITYSHLGYRMDVWRLESLDNRIKNNALTLNPKLTTTLEDELPAMGSTAMYKAVKPNPVMPLSTPSDSQTINGKVFKAVEEKAVFPTGIPGLMQYVAHNLRYPAKAKVAGIEGDVYVIFTILPTGAVGETKVNKTIERIGGGCEEEAIRVVRSMPKWIPARQNGKPVAVQYQLPIRFALEKEARQTGQVTPTVNTAGPGKNKAHALYEDGSSQKIAYPDSNPAHYRDSVKTHSRLFQAAPFERTSKERYSMPLPNRYKLFVPAKAIVPPGTDNLFLLNGTKQIGSIDGVNAKDIESIDVYKDEQTIAKYRTLYGDKAWKGVVIIHLKSANVL, from the coding sequence ATGAACACCCTCGACTATTTCCTGAAGGCTAACCTATATGGTCTGCTATTCGCGGGCTGTTACTGGCTATTGTTGCGCCGACATACATTCTTCGGACTCAACCGGGCTTATCTGATCCTTTCGGTTCTGTTGTCACTGACATTACCGCTGGTAAGTTTGCCCGCAGAAACCGTCGAGACGCTACCTGTGCCAGTAGGCGTCATTGCCTTACCAACAGCAACGGCCACACCACGGGCCGAAACCGGGCCAGATTGGAATTTAGTCTGTATATGGGCTTATGGTATCGTAGCCCTTGGTTTACTGGCACGCCTGCTGATCAGGACTGGCAGTTTGCTTTGGCTCATCCGGCGTTCGCCCCGGCAAGCTGGCGAGGGTTATGTGCTGGTACAGGTCAACGACCCAAAAACGCCAACGTTCTCATTCTTTCACTATATCGTTCTGAACCCGGCCGACATTAGTAATGAATTAATTCTCAAACATGAATTAATTCATGTTCGGCAGATGCACAGTGTCGATGTGTTAGGTTTAGCCCTGTTACGAACGCTATTCTGGGCGTGTCCTGCCCTATGGCTTCTTGATCGAATGCTACGACAAGTGCATGAATTCATTGCCGATCAGCACACCGACCAGCCCACTCATTATGCCCGCTTTCTGGTTGAATACAGCTTTGGTCTGCAACCAAGCCCGTTAACGAATGGCTTCTTCAATCCGTCCTTGCTGAAGCAGCGCATCCAGATGCTTCACCGTAGTTCCACAACCCGCTGGGCATTGACCAAATACACCTTAATTATTCCGGTAGCGTTCGTCCTACTCGCTATGACCACGGCACGGGAGCAGCTTTCCGATGTTGTCAGTCAGGTAACGGACGAGACCATAACCGTTTCGGGGCGGGTAACGAATGCGGTGGACGGGAAGCCGCTGTCTGGCGCTCATGTAGGCGTGGCTACTACGGGTAAAGGCACGACAACCGATCGTCATGGCTTTTATAAACTCACGGATGTTCCGATAACTTCACGAATTACCTATAGCCATCTCGGCTATCGTATGGATGTGTGGCGCCTTGAATCACTTGATAACCGAATCAAAAACAACGCATTAACCTTAAACCCAAAGCTAACAACAACTCTGGAAGATGAGCTACCGGCCATGGGATCAACGGCCATGTACAAAGCTGTTAAGCCCAATCCAGTCATGCCTCTTTCCACACCATCGGACTCACAAACGATAAATGGTAAGGTGTTTAAGGCTGTGGAAGAAAAGGCTGTTTTCCCAACGGGAATTCCAGGACTGATGCAGTATGTTGCCCATAATCTGCGCTATCCAGCTAAAGCAAAAGTGGCCGGGATTGAAGGTGATGTTTACGTTATATTCACGATACTGCCAACAGGCGCCGTCGGCGAAACGAAAGTGAATAAGACTATCGAACGAATTGGCGGAGGCTGTGAAGAAGAGGCTATTCGGGTTGTCAGGAGCATGCCTAAATGGATTCCCGCCAGGCAAAATGGCAAACCTGTAGCTGTACAGTACCAACTACCCATTCGGTTTGCGCTGGAAAAAGAAGCCAGGCAGACAGGCCAGGTTACCCCAACGGTCAACACTGCTGGTCCTGGTAAAAATAAAGCTCACGCCTTATATGAGGATGGCTCGTCGCAAAAAATAGCTTATCCCGACTCAAATCCTGCCCATTATCGGGATAGTGTTAAAACCCACAGCAGGCTGTTTCAGGCTGCTCCATTCGAGCGAACAAGCAAAGAACGTTATTCGATGCCCTTGCCCAATCGTTACAAATTATTCGTACCAGCTAAAGCCATCGTTCCTCCAGGGACGGACAACTTGTTTCTACTAAATGGGACGAAGCAAATCGGTAGCATTGATGGTGTAAACGCCAAAGATATTGAGTCTATCGATGTGTACAAAGATGAGCAGACCATCGCTAAATATAGAACCTTATATGGAGATAAAGCCTGGAAAGGCGTCGTCATTATTCACCTCAAAAGTGCAAATGTTTTATGA